The following DNA comes from Bacteroidota bacterium.
AGAGATGAGCTTTAATGTAGAGATGCGTCTAGCTCTTGTGATTTAGCACGGACAAAAGGCCCCGGAGACACATCTATTGAGCGCAATGTACTTTATGGTATCCCCGCACATTGGATAAATAAATTTTTCTGAACACCCCTGGTTCGGTGTTCTATATTCACAGAACCGAGCTTGCCCAGACCCTTCGTACGGCTCAGGGTGACATGGAAGAAGGGCGGTGACAATACGCAATAATTCGCATCACGCGGCATTCGACCTGCTATAGCTTCCCTTTCAGTAACTCCGTGAGTACCTGCGGGTTTGCCTGGCCTTTGGTTGCTTTCATCGCCTGCCCCACAAAGAAGCCCATCAAGCCTGTTTTACCGCTTCGGTAGGCTGCTACTTTGTCAGGAAACTTGCCAATGAGTTCATCGACAATGGCCGTCAGAGCAGTTGTATCGCTGACCTGTTTGAGGCCTTTACCCTCGACAATATCGCCGGCAGATGCACCTGTTTTGATCATCTCTGCGAGTACTTCTTTTGCAGTACGATTGGATATGGTACCGTCATCCACCAACGCGATCAGGCCTGCAAGGCCGGCACCGTCAAACTTCAAATCAGCGAGACCCGCATCTTTTAATTCCCCAGGCAGCACACTAACTACCCATGCAGCAGCAGATTTGCCTGATGCACCAGCTGAAACTGCCTCATCAACAAGTTTCGACATACCCGTATCTACAGCCAACACTTCAGCTTCAGGAAGGCTGAGGCCCCAGTCATCCACGTATTTTTCAAACGACACAACAGCCTCAGCACCCTGCTCCTGTAGTGCAGACGCAATATCTTTACGGGTCCGGGTAACAACTTCCTGCTGCTGCTTCTTTGCTTTCTTGCTGCTGCCGTTACCCGACGGCTTTGCCTTGCTCATTTTGGCCCATGAGTCACGCAGGGTAACAACCCGGTTGAACACCAGCTTGTCTGGCCGGCTGTCTTTTTCATCGGTAATGAAATAGCCCTGCCGTTCAAACTGGAAATGCGTCATGGCATCAGCGCCAGCCACACTCGGCTCAACGAAGCTACCCGTCAATACTTGTTTGGAATTCGGATTGAGGTTATCCAGGTAACTGCCGCCTTCTGCAAAATGCTCAGGGTCTGGCGTGGCAAACAGGCGGTCATACAGCCGCACTTCAGCCGGCACAGCGTGGGGTGCAGACAACCAGTGAATGGTACCTTTCACTTTTTTGCCGGCATTTGCGCCACCACGCATCGACTCGGGGTCGTATGAACAGCGCAGTTCCACCACATTGCCCTCAGCGTCTTTCACCACCTCATCACATCTGATGATATAAGCATACCGCAGCCGAACTTCTTGTCCGGGTGAAAGCCTGAAAAACTTTTTAGACGGGTCTTCTTTAAAATCCCCCTGCTCTACGAATAGCTCACGCGAAAAAGGCACTTGACGGGAGCCTTCTTTCGGCACATCGTGCGGCCAATAAGAGGCCTCCAGCAGCTCAGTTTTATCTGCCGGGTAATTGGTAATCACCACTTTGAGCGGATGCAGCACGCTCATCACGCGGGGCGCCTTGTGGTTCAGGTCGTTGCGGATGCTGTATTCGAGCAGTGCAATATCTACGCGGTTTTCAGCTTTACCGATGCCAATCAGGTCACAAAAAGCCTGGATCGACTCGGGTGTATAGCCACGCCGGCGCATGGCTGATACCGTTGGCATACGAGGATCATCCCATCCATCAACAAAATCCTCGTTAACAAGCCGTAGCAGCTTCCGCTTGCTCACAATGGTATAATCGAGATTCCTGCGGGCAAACTCATGCTGGCGCGGACGCGGCTTCCAGTCAACGCGCACGTTCTCTACCAGCCAATCGTACAGCGGCCGGTGCACTTCAAATTCAAGGGTACAAATCGAGTGGGTAATCCCTTCAATGGCATCAGAGAGCGGATGCGCAAAGTCGTACAAGGGGTAAATACACCATGCATCACCACTGCGG
Coding sequences within:
- a CDS encoding glutamine--tRNA ligase/YqeY domain fusion protein; amino-acid sequence: MAASKTEDLTTTEQTAAERTAGPNFLRAIIDKDLAEGKNGGAVVTRFPPEPNGYMHIGHASSVCLNFGIARDYEGGIAHLRFDDTNPDTEEMEYVEAIKRDVKWLGFDYKDKLFFASDYFEQLYGFAVDLIEQGKAYVDSESEEEIRAHRGTVTEPGVHSRYRNRTVEENLDLFARMRAGEFPNGTHVLRAKIDMASNNMLLRDPVLYRIKHAHHYRSGDAWCIYPLYDFAHPLSDAIEGITHSICTLEFEVHRPLYDWLVENVRVDWKPRPRQHEFARRNLDYTIVSKRKLLRLVNEDFVDGWDDPRMPTVSAMRRRGYTPESIQAFCDLIGIGKAENRVDIALLEYSIRNDLNHKAPRVMSVLHPLKVVITNYPADKTELLEASYWPHDVPKEGSRQVPFSRELFVEQGDFKEDPSKKFFRLSPGQEVRLRYAYIIRCDEVVKDAEGNVVELRCSYDPESMRGGANAGKKVKGTIHWLSAPHAVPAEVRLYDRLFATPDPEHFAEGGSYLDNLNPNSKQVLTGSFVEPSVAGADAMTHFQFERQGYFITDEKDSRPDKLVFNRVVTLRDSWAKMSKAKPSGNGSSKKAKKQQQEVVTRTRKDIASALQEQGAEAVVSFEKYVDDWGLSLPEAEVLAVDTGMSKLVDEAVSAGASGKSAAAWVVSVLPGELKDAGLADLKFDGAGLAGLIALVDDGTISNRTAKEVLAEMIKTGASAGDIVEGKGLKQVSDTTALTAIVDELIGKFPDKVAAYRSGKTGLMGFFVGQAMKATKGQANPQVLTELLKGKL